Proteins from one Coffea arabica cultivar ET-39 chromosome 8c, Coffea Arabica ET-39 HiFi, whole genome shotgun sequence genomic window:
- the LOC113706579 gene encoding cytochrome P450 76T24-like, giving the protein MLMDTIVSYLVLYFVIWACIYLLTSNLRSRKSAARLPPGPYSFPIIGNLHQVGQNPHQSYAKLSKTYGPLMSLKLGSKATVLVSSANVAREVLQKYDQMFSGRSATGAAHTLDHHKVSMVWLPVSSQWRNLRKMCKENIFATQRLDTSQGLRQEKLQELRDYLHRSSVSRKAVNVGDAAFTTSLNLISRTLFSKDFADYDSGSSQELKEIVWGVMKNVGAFNLSDYFPVLRVIDPQGIMRDAKFYFQKLFDIFDDIINERLQVRGTSETKKNDLLEALLDHSIKNEFEFGRNDLKHLLLDLFVAGADTTSTTVEWAMAELLRSPDKFAKARAELKEIIGQEEAVQESDISRLPYLQAVIKETFRLHPAAPLLVPHKANEDVEINGYIVPKNTQVLINAWASGRDPTTWSDPEIFEPERFLDRDIDARGQHFELIPFGAGRRICPGLPLAYRMVHLMLAAFIHNIDWKLEEGMKPEDLDMDENFGLSVPKALPLEAIPVKL; this is encoded by the exons atgctAATGGATACTATAGTGTCATACCTTGTACTCTATTTTGTCATCTGGGCATGCATCTATCTGCTGACATCAAATTTAAGGTCCCGGAAATCAGCCGCCAGACTTCCTCCGGGGCCCTATTCGTTTCCAATCATCGGTAATCTCCATCAGGTTGGCCAAAATCCTCATCAATCATATGCAAAACTGTCTAAAACTTACGGACCTTTGATGTCTCTTAAGCTAGGAAGCAAAGCAACCGTACTCGTATCATCTGCAAATGTTGCAAGAGAAGTGCTACAAAAATATGACCAGATGTTTTCGGGCCGATCAGCCACGGGTGCAGCTCATACACTTGATCACCACAAGGTGTCTATGGTCTGGCTGCCTGTGTCCAGCCAATGGCGGAACCTTCGCAAGATGTGCAAAGAGAATATCTTTGCAACGCAAAGACTCGATACCAGCCAAGGCCTTCGTCAAGAAAAGCTTCAAGAATTACGCGATTATTTGCATAGGTCCAGCGTTAGCAGGAAAGCTGTGAATGTTGGTGATGCAGCCTTCACAACCTCTCTGAACTTAATATCCAGGACTCTATTTTCTAAAGATTTTGCCGACTATGATTCTGGCTCGTCTCAAGAACTCAAAGAGATTGTGTGGGGGGTGATGAAAAATGTTGGCGCTTTTAATCTCTCAGATTACTTTCCAGTTCTACGGGTGATTGATCCCCAGGGCATCATGAGGGACGCCAAGTTCTATTTCCAAAAGTTGTTTGATATTTTTGATGATATCATTAATGAACGGCTACAAGTCAGAGGTACATCAGAGACTAAGAAGAATGATCTGTTGGAAGCTCTCTTGGATCATAGCATAAAGAATGAGTTTGAGTTCGGCCGCAATGATCTCAAACATTTGcttttg GATCTATTTGTGGCAGGAGCAGATACTACTTCAACCACTGTGGAATGGGCAATGGCAGAGTTACTACGCAGCCCTGATAAGTTTGCTAAAGCTAGAGCGGAGCTCAAGGAAATCATTGGACAGGAGGAAGCAGTCCAAGAATCAGATATCTCGAGGCTCCCTTACTTGCAAGCAGTAATCAAAGAAACCTTTCGGCTACACCCTGCAGCACCATTACTTGTTCCTCACAAAGCAAACGAGGATGTAGAAATCAATGGTTACATAGTGCCAAAGAACACACAAGTACTTATCAATGCGTGGGCTTCGGGTAGAGATCCGACAACATGGTCAGATCCTGAGATTTTTGAGCCAGAGCGATTTTTAGACAGGGACATTGATGCAAGAGGCCAGCATTTCGAGCTCATTCCCTTTGGTGCAGGGAGGAGAATATGTCCAGGATTGCCTCTGGCTTATCGGATGGTACACCTGATGCTAGCTGCTTTCATTCACAACATTGACTGGAAACTTGAAGAGGGAATGAAACCAGAAGATTTGGACATGGatgaaaattttgggttgtcagTTCCAAAGGCTTTGCCTCTGGAGGCTATTCCAGTTAAGCTGTGA